A genome region from Cucumis sativus cultivar 9930 chromosome 4, Cucumber_9930_V3, whole genome shotgun sequence includes the following:
- the LOC105435333 gene encoding uncharacterized protein LOC105435333, whose protein sequence is MEWKKIGMLAVVGMLVMAALVEDCHAAIESESVKGLNKNELPRKMMNEETRMCPRILEECTTDDDCMNDCICLSNGFCGLRREKERKKGIEKMEWKKIGMLAVVGMLVMAALVEDCHAAIESESVKGLNKNELPRKMMNEETRMCPRILEECTTDDDCMNDCICLSNGFCG, encoded by the exons ATGGAGTGGAAGAAAATTGGAATGTTGGCTGTGGTGGGGATGCTGGTGATGGCAGCTTTGGTGGAGGATTGTCATGCAGCCATTGAATCAGAGTCTGTGAAAGgtttgaataaaaatgaattgcCAAGAAAGATGATGAATGAAGAAACTAGAATGTGCCCTAGAATCCTTGAAGAGTGCACTACCGACGATGATTGCATGAATGATTGCATTTGCCTCTCCAATGGCTTTTGCGGT ttaagaagagaaaaagaaagaaagaaaggaattgAAAAAATGGAGTGGAAGAAAATTGGAATGTTGGCTGTGGTGGGGATGCTGGTGATGGCAGCTTTGGTGGAGGATTGTCATGCAGCCATTGAATCAGAGTCTGTGAAAGgtttgaataaaaatgaattgcCAAGAAAGATGATGAATGAAGAAACTAGAATGTGCCCTAGAATCCTTGAAGAGTGCACTACCGACGATGATTGCATGAATGATTGCATTTGCCTCTCCAATGGCTTTTGCGGTTGA